A single Lactuca sativa cultivar Salinas chromosome 8, Lsat_Salinas_v11, whole genome shotgun sequence DNA region contains:
- the LOC111920978 gene encoding uncharacterized protein LOC111920978 has protein sequence MKLSLNKNREEGHEHLYCDYFADNCVYGSKDFKRRFLLSRNVFLRIVNALESRYEFFQLRYDVRGRRGFTTLHKCAANIRLMAMGESPDTMDDYMRMSERTATESLYTLSRVVVETFGDVYLRKPSLHDFQELYVAHEERHRFLGMIGSIYCTH, from the exons atgaagctatcattaAACAAAAATCGCGAGGAAGGACACGAACATCTATATTGTGATTACTTTGCAGATAATTGTGTATACGGGTCGAAGGACTTCAAAAGAAGATTTCTTTTGAGTAGGAATGTATTCCTACGGATCGTCAACGCCTTGGAAAGCCG GTATGAATTTTTTCAATTGAGATATGATGTTAGAGGTAGACGAGGGTTTACAACGTTGCATAAATGTGCTGCGAACATTCGTTTGATGGCTATGGGGGAGTCACCCGACACCATGGACGACTATATGAGAATGTCTGAAAGAACTGCAACGGAGAGTTTGTATACATTGTCAAGGGTTGTTGTTGAAACATTTGGAGACGTATATTTGCGGAAACCTTCGTTGCATGATTTCCAAGAATTGTATGTGGCGCATGAAGAACGCCATAGGTTTCTCGGAATGATCGGAAGCATTTACTGCACGCACTAG